Sequence from the Candidatus Accumulibacter similis genome:
TGATGCCGAGTGCTGCCGACGAGCGCCTGACCGCCGACCTGCAGGCCGCGCTGAGCCTGGTCGAGATCCGCCTGCTGGATCACTTTATCGTCGGCGGCGGCGGCGCGATGACTTCCTTCGCCGAGATCGGCCTGTTGTGACCCCGAAACAAGTTTGACCTCAGTCTGCCGGCCCCTGCCCGCCGGCAGACTGAATAACCATACTGCCAACTGCGGACACTTTTTGCCTTAATTTTCCCCGCGCTACACCGCAGCATTGCGACGTTCCCCAACGCACCCCGTACCAAGGACGTCGCAATGAAGAATCGATCTGTCATCCCCGCCGCCATTCCGGCGACGCTTTCCACCGAAGAGGCTGCCCAAGCTCTCGGAGTTGCAGCTCAGACCCTGCGTAAGCAAATGTGCATCGCCGGCCACTATGCCGGGCTACGGCCGGTCAAGCTGCCAAACAGATTCCTGCGCTGGCCGGCTGACGACGTGCATCGCCTGCTGCGCGGCGAGGCGATCGCTGACAACAGCCAGGTTTCGTAGTGGGCGCCCGCGCCGCCTTGGTGCGCCTCGTCGGAGCGGCGCCGCCCGTGCTGGGCGCCGTGCTGGCCGGGATGGCGGACGATCACCGGCTGCTGGCGATTGACGAGGCCCTATCGAGCCGTGACCGCGAACTGATTCGTGTCGGCTTCGCCCTCAACGACGTTCGCATCTTGCTGAACCGCGGCGTTGACCCGCAGAAACTGCGCGCATCCCGATACCGCGGCATCGTGGCCGACGACGACCCCGACCCGCCGCCGCTCGACCCTGACCCACCGCCGGAGAACTGGCGCGACATCGCGACGATCGAGTGCTTGGACTCCCCGGCCGGCTGCCTGCCGCCGATCGAATCCTACAAAGACCTTGCCGCGCAGGATCGGGAACCGACCCCTGCTGACCCGCTGGCTGGCAAGCGCGAGGCCCTGGCCGCGTTCGTTGCTGGGGCGCCCATTCCGGCAGAGTTCACTTACCCCGCCCCGATCGGCGCCGACGAGTGGGAGCGCGCAGAGCTGGCGCCACCCTGCATCGTCGACAGGCTGCTTTGGGCAGATGTCGGCGTGCGCGTGGCGCCCGGCGGCATGGGAAAAACGACGCTCGAGGTGTTCGAGGCCGCGCACATCGTGCTCGGGCGGCCGCTTTTCGGGCTGCCAGTGCGGCGACCTGGGCCAGTGCTGATCATCACCGCGGAGGACTCCAGACAGATCCTCGTTGCCCGGCTACGCGAAATCTGCCAGGACCTCGAGCTGACCGCTGCCGAAGTTGCAATGGTCATGAATGGGGTTCGCATCGCCGACCTTTCGGCGGCACCGGCGAAGATCACCTGTGTCCTCGAGGATGTCGTCACGGTCAACCATCGCGTCGCCGAGATCATCGACGCCTGCCGGCCGCATCCGCCCGTGCTCGTGGTCTTCGACCCGGCGATTTCGTTCGGTGTCGGCGAGCGCCGGGTGAACGACGCAGAGCAGGCGCTTGTTGAGGCCGGCCGCCGGATCCGTGCTGCCTTGGGCTGCGCCGTCAAATTCATCCACCACAGCGGGCAGGTATCCGCCAGAGAGAAGCTGATCGACCAGTACGCCGGCCGCGGCGGCACCGCGTTTGCTGACGGCTGCCGCATGGTGCACGTCCTGCAATCGCTGACGGCCGACGAGTTCGCCAGGGAAACCGGCCGCACACTGGACGACGGCGAAACCGGGCTGATTCTCGCCCGCCCGAAACTGAGCTACTGCCCACCACAGCCGCCCCTGTTCCTGGTGCGCCGCGGCTACCTGTTCCGTGCCGTCGAGCCTGCCGGCCGCGACCCTGGCGCCGAGCTGGCGGCCGTCTGCAACCAAGTTGAGCAACTGATCGGCGAGGAACTGCGCGCCGGCAGGTATCCGACTCAACGCTCCCTTGAAGGGATGGCGAAGTCTTGCAACCTGACCCGCGACAACGTCCGGGATGCTGTTGCGAACCTCCGGGCGGCCGGGCGCATTGCGACGATGCAAGCACCTCGACCAGAAGGCCGGGGTGGCAGGCACGACTACTTGGGCCTGTTTGGTGCGCGGACGGCAAATCGCGCACCAAACGGCAAAAATGCCGAATGAATGCGTTTGGTGCGCGGTCGAATATGACGTTTTGCTGCGCCGCGGCCCTTAAGGGAAAACAAGTTCCGCGCACCAAAACGCGCGGACTTGTGTTCCCTGTCCCTTTGGTGCGCCGGCGAACCATCGCGCACCATCGCGCACCATCGCGCACCAAGCCTGTTGCCGATGGATACCGGCCAGGCTTCCCGAAGGCCAAAGGAGCCGAGGATTCGACCTTCGGCATTCATCGTCTTCGGCCAGCGATCTACCTTCCCCAGCACCGACCCTGACCGAGAACCGCCCCACACTCAACCGAGGACCCCACATGCTTACCGTAGCGGAAAACCAGACCCAGACCTTCGAGCTTCCGCCCGCCGGCGCCCATGCCGCCCGCTGCTCGAGAATCATCGACCTTGGAACTCAGAAATCGACCTTTGAAGGCGAGAGTCGATCGCAGCGAAAGGTGCTCATCACCTGGGAGCTCGCCGAACATCGCGGCGACGGCACCCCGTTCGTGATCTCCCGCCGTTTCGGCTTGTCGTTGAACGAGAAAGCCGCCCTGCGGCAATTCCTGGTCGCTTGGCGTGGCCGGCAGTTCACCGATGACGAGCTGCAGGCGTTCGACCTCCGCCGGCTGGCTGGAGCACCGTGCTTGCTCAACCTGGTGGCCGTCGAGCGAAACGGCAAGGAGTATCGCAACGTCGTTGCCGTGTCGCCCCTGCCGCGCGGCATGGTGGCGCCCGGCCTGGTGGCCGATCCGATCGTGTTCGAGATCGAAGACGAGCGCGCGGAGAGCATCCTCGAGCAGCTTTCCGAGGGGCTGCAGGCAACGATCACCGCCAGCCCCGAATGGCAGGCACGCAAGGCGCCGCCGGGCGCCATTCTCGCCGACCTTGACGACGACATCCCGTTCTGAGGACATACCATGCGCATTTACCTCGACATCGAGACTCTGCCGAGCATGGCGCCCGGCGCCATCGAGCAAGTCCGTGCAACCATCCGCCCGCCGGCGAACTACAAGAAACCCGAGACGATCGCCGCCTGGTGGGCAGACGAAGGCGAAGCGGCCGTTGACCGCGCCTGGCGCCGGCAAGCCCTCGATGCGGCTTTCGGCGAACTGTGCGCTGTCGGGTTCGCCGACGACGACAGCGAGCCCGCTTCCCTGGTGCGCGAGCCGAATGAACCGGAGCACCACTTCCTGCAGCGCGCGCTGGCTGGCGTGCAAGCGCTGGTCGATCAGTGGTCCGCAGTCGACGCAGGCGGGAACCCCTGGCCGGCAGGAGATCCGTTCTTCGTCGCGCACAACGCGCCCTTCGACCTGGGGTTTCTGCAGCGACGCTGCTGGGTCCATGGCATCCGGGCGCCGTTCCCGCTGCCTGTGTCTGGCCGATCCGGCCGCGACTTCGGCGACAGCATGGCGCTTTGGACCGGCAGCCCTCGGGAGTGCATCAGCCTGGATCTGCTCTGCCGCACCCTCGGCATTCCTTCGCCGAAAGCACACGGCGACGGCGGCGACGTGCTGGGCTGGTGGCAGGCTGGCGACCTCGAGCGCATCCGCCAGTACAACGCGGACGACGTGCGCGCCGGGCGCGCCTGCTGGCACCGCCTGACCTTCTGGGATCATGCGGCATGAGCGGCGAGTTGGTAGTCGGCATCGACCCCGGCCTGAGTGGCGCCATCGCCGCGCTGAACCGCGAGGGCGCAATCGTCGCCCTCGCCGACACGCCAGTGCTCCACGTGGCGGGCAGCCGCCGCGTGCTCTCCCTCGCAGCGCTCTCGCACCTGCTGCGCGGCATCGACCCTTCGCGCGCGCTGCTCGAGCGCCAGTCCGCCAGGCCGGGCGAGGGCGTGGTCTCGAGCTTCACCACCGGCCGCGGGTTCGGCGAATTGCTCGGCGTCCTCGCGGCACTCGGCATCCCGCATGATGACATCCTGCCGCAGTCCTGGCGCCGCATCATCGGCCTGCCGCCCGGCAGCGACAAGGACGCATCCCGTCTGCTGGCCATTCGATCATGGCCGGAAGCCAGGCAAGACCTGAAGCTGGCGAAGCATCACGGCCGCGCCGAGGCGCTGCTGATCGCCGAGGTTGCCCGGCGCCGGCACTTCATCGGCGACCGCGTGCCTCTGCGGGTCCTTCCTGCTCGCCTGCTCACGGGTAATGCGAGCTGCGACATGACGCCAGGGAATGCCTCAGACATAAGGGCAACATGCACTGCGCATACCGGCTGCGAAGCGCATGGCATACCGCGCTGCGGCATCTGCAAACCCTGTGCCAGCAAGGCCGATGCACCCACGTAGCCCTGCCGCGCCTGTTGCGGCAAACTTTGTGCTTGTCGTTGCCCGCGTCATTGTGCAACGCGGCTTCATAGATGATGCCTCAGCCTGCTGAAAGCGCCGTTGTCGCGCGTCTGGCGGCGATGGAGGACCGGCTGCAGCAGTTCGCCATCGAGCTGGCGGCAGAGCGCGAGGCGCGCCGTTTGCTCGAACTGCGCGTCTGCCGGCTGGTCGAGCAGCGATCTGCCGGCGAGGTTCGCAAGCTGGCGCTGCGCCGCGAGATTCGCCAGGCGGCAGACTGCATCGGTGCCCGAAGCACGACGACCGCCAAGCGCCTGAGTGCGCTGCTGCGCGGCCAGGAGCAACCCGCCGGCGATCTGGACGTGCTCGTCGCCCGGCTGCGACAGCGCGCCGACCCGCGTTGCCCGACCGCCTGGCGCTCGCTGTGGGAGGCGATGCGGGCTGGCGTTGCGGAATTTGCAGACTGATAACAGCACGTCCGGCGATGGGCGCACAGTGCGGACTCCCATTCACGAACCTCGGAGAACCACCGCACATGAACCCCCCCGCCCCAAACCTCGATCGGATGTTGGCCCTCGGCGGCGAGATGGCCGGCATCCGCGGCAAGCGCATCGCCCTGACGATGTTCGCGGCCGGCCGGAGCGAGCGCGACTTGCTCGACGCCCTGAGCGAGCAGCCGAAGACCGGCACCGCGCGCCGTGACGTCCGCCCTGGCGCCGCCCTGATGGCGACCTCGCCTGCAATCCCGCTGGAGGTCCGGCAATGAAGATCCTGAACGACCGCGACGCCCGCGCCACCGAGCTGCGCGCACTCGCTGAAACGCTGCACGCGCATGACCTTGGCGTCGAGGCGATCGCCCGCGGCTGGCACCGCGACGAACTCCTGCGCCGCATCCTCGATCGGCAGCGGGAAAAGCCGCTGATCGACCTGGCGAACGCGACCTTCGGCGGTGATGCGCGCGACCTCAGCGGCTACTCGATCACGCGTGCCTGCCGCGCGCAGTACGTGCGCTCCTGGCGGGATGCCGGACTCGAGCAGGCAGTTTCGGACTCGATCACGACGCGAAGCGGCCGGGCGCCGAATGGAAGCTGGGTCCCGCTGTCGCTGGCGACCCGTGATTTCAACGTCGGCACGGCGAACCAAGCTGGCAACACCGTTGGCGCTGATCGCGACCGCGACGGCCGCTGGACCCGCGACCCGCTGCGCGCGCTGAGTGGCTGCCTGAGCCTCGGCGCCAGCGTCCTCCCGAATCAAGACGCGACCCTGAGCCTGCCTTACTTCAGTTCGACCACGACGGCAAGCTGGCTGACTGAGGTGCAGGCGGCGACGGACGTTGCCGAGACGACAACCCAGGTTGAGTTCCCCCCGAAAAGATCGAGTGTCGTCTTCGTGATGTCGCGACAGGCCTTGTTCGCTGCGCAGCCGGCCCTCGACCGGCTGATCGTTCGGCATCTGACCGCCGCCCTGATGGCTCGGCTCGATGATGGCATGCTCAATGGATCGGGCAGCGGTGCCGAGCCGCGGGGTTTGCGCAACACGACTGGCATCGGTACGGTCGTCGGCGGCACGGACGGCGCTCAACTCGCCTGGTCGCACTTGGTCGACCTGGAGGCCGCGCCGACTGCGGCCAACGCCCCTGAGGCTGCCGCCGGCTGGTTGCTCAACGGTGCGACGAGAAAATGGCTGCGCAAGACTGCGCGCGGATCCGGCCTGGACTTCATCCTGCCGGCCGACATGCGCCTGCTTGGCTATCCGGCCGCCGTGTCGAACAACGTGCCGTCGAACCTGACGAAAGGCTCGGCCAACGGCGTTTGCAGCAGCGTGCTCTATGGCTCCGACTGGAGCGCCCTGGCTGCCGTGTTCTACGGCCCCGCCGCGATAGACCTCGTCGTCGACAGAATCACCCTCGCCGATGTCGGCAAGGTGCGCATTGTTGCGTCGATCTACGTCGGCGCCGGCTGCCTGTCGCCCGGGTGCTTTGCCAAGATGGACGACGCGCTGACCGCCTGAACTCTGACTTCCACGTGGTCGCCCCGCCGGGCGAGAGAGCGCCCCATAGCCCGGCGGCAGGAAGCATTCCGACCCATGGGTGCGCACGCAGTGTCGGCGCCAAGCCTCGGAAAGGCCGCGCCGGCCGGCGGCTGGCGACCCCGCGCGAGCGGGTGGAAGCCGCCAACCTTACCTTCTGCTTCCCCCGTGCCGACTTGGCTACATGGTGGCTACATGACGGCTAGAAAGCAAAATCCACAGCCTACAAGCTACTCCAACATCTTAATTTTATTGGTGCCCCCACTCGGAATCGAACCAAGACCTGATGATTACAAATCAACTGCACGACCTTCATGCTACGGGGGCCCAACAGGACTGCGCGGCGGATTATACCGGAGCAGAGCGCGGTCACACCATCTGACGATGCCTTCTGCACCGTTCGGCCACCCTGGGCCATTTGCCTGCGCCACCGCCAGGAGCTGTGGAGGGGACGACACGGCATGGCAATCGTGCCGCAGCCGCACTGACCGGCAGCATCGAAGCTTGGCCGGGCGAGCGTCGGCTCCGTCTGCGCCCGCTCGCGCCACTGGCCTCAGGCACGCAAGGCCGGGCGGGCCCGGCACGACAGCCCGCCGGCGAGCGGCCTCACGCTCGTATCCGGGCCTACCAGAACTTCCACCACCATTTCTTTTTCTTCATCGTTCGTTCAACGTCTTTGCTCCAGTGCGCGTACGCGGCCAGCCCCACCTTCTCGAAGTGCGCACCGAAACGCTTGTCGCTGTCGTTGATGTGCTGGATCAGCCAGTTGCGCAGGAAGTGAAGCAGCTCGAAACTGATCGCGGCATTTTCCGTGTCCAGCTTGTTCTGCAACGCCTCGACCTGATGCATCAGGTCCTGGTGTTGCTGCTTGTGGATCTCGAGACCCGGGTAATGCGTCAGCCGCATCAGGCTTTCTTCGAGCAGGAAGTGGGTGCGGGTGTATTCGGCCAGACGGCCAAGGATCTCCCGCGAGGTCGCCTTGCCGTGATGCTCGCGGATCGCCCGGTGCAGGTCGTTGAGAAGGCTGACGAGCACCTTGTGCTGCTCGTCAACTTCCTGGATGTTGACACTGAACTCGTCGGACCACTGGATCAAATCTCTCGCACTCATGCGCTGACCTCAGGACGTGGTTGTCATGGACGCACAAGCGTACGCGGACGAGAGCGAGAGGTTTTGACATCGATCAATCATTCGTTCCGCGACGATCGCCCTGGACGAGCGAACGGGCGATCGGCATGCCGATGCCGACCGCCCACAACCGCTCGCTGTGGCAGGAAGCTGCTTGCCAATGCCGCACCCCGGCCGTCGCAGGCAAATCCCGGTGCTTCCCGGTATCCCGCCGCCGCTGCTAGAATGCCGTGACCACGTTTCGGTGCGAGATCATGGCCAACCCGTCCAACCCTTCGGAGATTGCCCGCGAGGCGCTGCGTTTGCTGGCGGTTCGCCGGCTGCAGCCGTCGCCCGACAACTACCGCGCGCTGTACCACGAGATTGCTGGATCACAGCCGGCCGAAGCGTTGCCCCAGCGCGAGTTCAAGGCGCTGCTGGCGTCACTGCCGCAGGAGACGCTGGCGCAGCAGCGGCTGGCGCGGCGGCTGGAGCAGGCGTTCGCGGCGAGCAACTGGCAGCAACTTGGCGTCGGCCTGTCCGACCTGGTGCGACAGCTCGGCAAGGAGCAGGAACTGCCCTGGAACGAACTGTTTGGCGACTTTCTGCGCGAGTGGGAGAACAAGCAGGCCGGACTCACCGTCGCCCGCAAGCGCGAAGCGCTGGAACGCGTTCTGGCGGGCGGTTCGAGCGGCGGCGAAGTGCTGTTCGGACGGCTGCAGGGCCTGGTGAAGTCGTGGTCTGCCGCCGGCCCGGCGGGCGGGGATATCCCGCTGCTGGCGTCCGAAGCGGTCGAAGCCGGCTCGATCGGGCTCCAGGCCGCGGGCGAAGGCGCGGCAACAGCGAGGGACGACGGCAGCGACCCGTCGGCACAGCTGCGCGACCTCTTCGCCCACCTCCTGGAAGCGCTCATTGGCTCACAGCTCGCCAGCGAACCGGATCTCGCCGCCGATGCCCGCGCCCTGGTCCACAAGGTACGCACCGCCACCTCGCGCAGCGCCCTCGACGACCTGCTCGCCGGGATCAAGCGCTTCGCGTTTCGTCTCGAGCTGCTGGCCGAGGATCGGGCGGAACTGCGTGCCGGTCTGCTGAAGCTGCTGCAGCTGCTGATCGAGAACGTCGGCGAACTCGTCGTCGAGGACCACTGGCTGCGCGGACAGATCGACATCGTCCGCGACATCGTCGCCGGTCCGCTGAACGTCCGTTCGATCGAGGATGCAGAGAGCCGGCTGAAGGAAGTGATCTTCAAGCAAAGCCAGCTCAAGCACAGCCTCACTGAGGCGCGGGAGAACCTGAAGCAGATGCTGGCGGGCTTTGTCGACCACCTGGCCGAGTTCGCCGATTCGACATCGGACTACCACGACAAGATCGAGGCATGCGCGGCGAAGATCAACCAGGCCGACGACATCACACAGCTCGAGGAGGTGCTCGCGGAAGTGATCCGCGAAACGAAGATCATCCAGCTCAACGCGCAACGCTCGCGCGATGACCTGCGCGCCGCCCGCGAGCGGGTTGGCGAAACCGAGCGGCGGATCGCCGAGCTGCAGCAGGAACTGGAGCGGGCAAGCACTCTGGTGCGCCATGACCAGCTTACCGGTGCGCTGAACCGGCGCGGGCTCGAGGAGGCCTTCGAGAAGGAAGTGGGGCGGGCGCGACGGCGTCAGTCGACGCTTTGCGTCGCGCTGCTGGACATCGACAACTTCAAGAGGCTCAACGATTCACTCGGCCACGATGCCGGCGATGCGGCGCTGATCCACCTGGCGACCGTGATTCGCGAAACGATGCGGCCGCAGGACACGGTGGCCCGCTTCGGTGGGGAAGAGTTCATCATCGTGCTGCCCGAGACGCCGGTCGAAGATGCGCAGACGGCCATCGTCCGCCTGCAACGCGAGTTGACCCGGCGCATCTTCCTGCACAACAACAATCGCCAGTTGATCACCTTCAGCGCGGGCGTCACCGAGGTCCGGCCCGGCGACACCCAGGCATCGGCAACCAAGCGGGCAGACGAGGCGATGTACGCGGCCAAGCAGGCGGGGAAGAATCGCGTCCTGGTCGGCTGAAGGCTGGCGAGGAAGCAGACGCGCGCTGGCGTCAGCCTTGGCTCGCCGCGACGACCGGCCTGTTTGCCAGTTGCCTGAGAACCTCGCCGGCGGCGAGGAAGCCGAACGAAGCGGTGACACAGACGGCCGAGCCGAAGCCCGCACAACCGAGGCCGCTCAGTGTCTGCGGCGGGGCGCAGGCACCGGCCCGCGTCGGCTGGCGCAGGGGCTCGCTGGAAAACACCGCGGGAACTCCGAACTTCTTCTTCGCTTCGCGCGGAAATCCGTAGTCGCGGCGCAGCAGCGACCGCACGCGGGCGAGCAGCGGATCCTGGATCGTGCAGGCGAGGTCGACCACCTGGATGCGACTGGCGTCGATCTGGCCGCCGGCGCCACCAGCGGTGACCAACGGCAACCCGCGGCGCTTCGTCCAAGCGATCATCGCCGCCTTGGTGCGCACCTGATCGGTGGCGTCGATGACGTGCTCGACGCCGCCACCAAGCGTCGCTTCAAGGTTCTCCGGGGTGACGAAGTCCTCGATCTCATGCACCGTGCATTGCGGATTGATGGCGCGGATGCGTTCGGCCATCGCGCTCACCTTGGCCTTGCCGAATTCACCGTCGAGGGCATGCACCTGCCGGTTGACGTTCGATTCGGCGATCATGTCGAGATCGATCAGGGTGATCCGGCCAACACCAGAGCGGGCAAGCGCTTCGACTGCCCAGGATCCGACACCGCCAATACCGACGACGGCGACATGGGCGTCGCGGAAGGACAGCAGCGCGTCCTCGCCGTAAACTCGGGCAACACCGCCGAAGCGGCGGGCCGGGTCGCAGCTCTGCTGGCTCACCGGACCTCGAGGAGACGGCGCACCACCTGATTGAATGGGGCGATCCACTCGGCCGCAAACTGCCGGTCGCAGGCGTTGATTTCGGCGATTGCCAGCAACAGCGCGCGCTTCCTGCCACGCTCAGCGTGCTTCAGCATCACCGATTCGAAGGCGTCGACGATGCCGAGCAACCTCGCGCCGGGACAGATGCCGGCGGCTGGCAGCCCCCGCGGATAGCCCTTGCCATCCGGCATCTCGTGGTGCTGGACAACCATTTCGGCGGCCTCCGACCAGCCCGCCATCCTGGACAGGAGACCAGCCGCGTAGCCTGGATGGAGATGCAGCGCCTTTCTGTCTTGCGCCGTCATCCTGTCGGACTTGAGCCACACATCTTCGGCGAGGAACATCATCCCGATGTCGTGCATGTAGACGGCCGCTTCGAGTTGGCTGGGGTCGATGGCTTCACCCACCTCCTGATTTGTTTCCAGGGCCAGTCGCGCGAGGCGCTCGGTCCTCCCAGCGAAGCGCGGCGAGCGGTCGTCGAGCTGGCAGGCCAGCGACCGAAAGAAGGCCAGATCGTCGCGCGCCCGCTGCGGCGCGTCCGGGCCCGGAACGATCGGCTCACCGGCGACGGTGAGGCTGCTGCTGGCGAGCGGACGACAGCCGGTGAGCATTTCGATGACCGCCGCCATCCCCTCGTCGAGTTCGCTCGGCGCGAGCAGCGCCAGATCCTCGATCCCCTCCACCATCCGCTCTACCTGCAGATCGGCAACCCCCCGCCCTGCGGCGAGGCGGCTCATCGCGAGTTCCAGTCGATCGACCAGCAGCAACAGCAGTTCCGCCAGCTGGCTGGTAAACGCGACCTCGTTGCGGCGCACCCGCGCCAGCAGGGTCTCGATCGGGTGGACCATGGCAACCGCCAGGTGGATCCCGCAGATCGCAGCGTCCCCCTTGACATTGTGCAGCGAGCGGAACAGGCTGCCGAGCGCTTCGCGGTCGGCACTGGCAACCCGCAGGCGGGCGACGTCACGTTCAATTGCGTGCACGCAATCGCGCAGCGCGTCGATGAAATCCTGCAGGCCACCAGGATCGATCCGGCCCCAGTCTGCTGTTTGCTGTCGGTCCATGCAAGAAGCCCCTCGCCACGTGTTGGCGCAGAGTGTAACCGAAAGCCTCCGGCGCCGACTGGCCTGCCGTGCTCCCGGAGATTCAGACCGTGGTGTCGGCTAGCGGATCATCCGCAGGGGTTCTCGCCTCAAGGTGGACATCGCTCGCTCGCCAGCGACGCTAGCTGTTGCCATTGTCGAGAAAGCTGCGCAGCTTGTCGGAACGGGACGGGTGACGCAGCTTCCTGAGTGCCTTGGCCTCGATCTGACGAATGCGCTCGCGAGTCACGTCGAACTGCTTGCCCACTTCCTCGAGCGTGTGGTCGGTGTTCATTTCGATACCGAAGCGCATGCGCAGCACCTTGGCTTCACGCGGCGTCAAGGTATCGAGCACATCCTTGGTGATGAAGCGAAGGCTGGAATACAGGGCGGCCTCCGTCGGAGCAAGGGTTGCCTGGTCTTCGATGAAATCGCCCAGATGCGAGTCGTCGTCGTCGCCGATCGGCGTCTCCATCGAGATGGGTTCCTTGCTGATCTTCAGGATCTTGCGGATCTTCTCCTCCGGCATCTCCATCTTCTTCGCCAGGGTGGCCGGATCGGCCTCAAGTCCCGTTTCCTGCAGGATCTGCCGCGAAATGCGGTTCATCTTGTTGATCGTCTCGATCATGTGCACCGGGATGCGGATGGTCCGCGCCTGGTCAGCGATCGAGCGCGTGATCGCCTGCCGAATCCACCAAGTGGCATAGGTCGAGAACTTGTACCCACGCCGGTACTCGAACTTGTCCACCGCCTTCATCAGGCCGATGTTGCCTTCCTGGATGAGGTCGAGGAACTGCAGTCCGCGATTGGTGTACTTCTTGGCAATCGAGATCACCAGCCGCAGGTTGGCCTCGGTCATTTCGCGCTTGGCACGCCGCGCCTTGGCCTCGCCGGTGGACATCTGCTTGTTGATGTCCTTCAGCTCCCGCAGAGGAATTCCGATGCGCTCCTGCAGTGCGAGCAGTTTCCGCTGCTCCTCCTTGATGTTGGGAGCATTGCGCGCGAGGACCGCGGCGTAGGTCTTGTTGGCGGCCGCGATCTCGGCGTCGACCCAGTCGATGTTCAGTTCGTTGCCGGGGAAGACCTTGATGAAGTGAAGGCGCGGCATGCGCACGGTGTCGACGCAGATGCGCTGGATCTTGCGCTCGCAGGCGCGCGCTTCCTCCACCATGGCGCGCACCGAATCGCACAGCCGCTCGATGGTCTTCGAGGTGAAGCGGATCCCCATCATCTCTTCCGAGATCTGCTGCTGCAACCTGAGGTAAGCCCTGTCCTGCGATCCACGCCGGGGAAGGATCAGCTGCGCCTTGAGGTAGTGCCCGCGGATCAACTCCAGCCGTTCCAGGCCATCGGTCTTGAGCTTGAGCAGCGAGGCGGCGGCGGCTGCGCCCTCGATCGCCTCTGCGCTGTCCTCGTCATCCTCCTCGTCTACGGCGACCGCCTCCGCCAGTTCCTCCAGCGAGCCATCCGCCTCTGGGTCGATCAGGCCGTCGATCAGCTCATCGATGCGCATTTCGTCACGCGCGATCCTGTCGGCACAACCGATGATCTCCGCGATCGTCGTGGGGCAGGCGGAAATGGCCTGGATCATGTGCTTGAGGCCATCCTCGATGCGCTTGGCAATCTCGA
This genomic interval carries:
- the rpoD gene encoding RNA polymerase sigma factor RpoD; the encoded protein is MVREKAVTTKAAKAKATADLLAQAGTQPAPVDDETRRTRLKTLIKLGKERGFLTYAEINDHLPDDVVDAEQIESIISTFNDMGIQVYDEAPDAETLLMSDATPAAAADDADVEEQAEQALSTVDSEFGRTTDPVRMYMREMGSVELLTREGEIEIAKRIEDGLKHMIQAISACPTTIAEIIGCADRIARDEMRIDELIDGLIDPEADGSLEELAEAVAVDEEDDEDSAEAIEGAAAAASLLKLKTDGLERLELIRGHYLKAQLILPRRGSQDRAYLRLQQQISEEMMGIRFTSKTIERLCDSVRAMVEEARACERKIQRICVDTVRMPRLHFIKVFPGNELNIDWVDAEIAAANKTYAAVLARNAPNIKEEQRKLLALQERIGIPLRELKDINKQMSTGEAKARRAKREMTEANLRLVISIAKKYTNRGLQFLDLIQEGNIGLMKAVDKFEYRRGYKFSTYATWWIRQAITRSIADQARTIRIPVHMIETINKMNRISRQILQETGLEADPATLAKKMEMPEEKIRKILKISKEPISMETPIGDDDDSHLGDFIEDQATLAPTEAALYSSLRFITKDVLDTLTPREAKVLRMRFGIEMNTDHTLEEVGKQFDVTRERIRQIEAKALRKLRHPSRSDKLRSFLDNGNS